The genomic segment GTTGCTCCAAAAAGCTGGAATCCTGAGCATGAAACTCCTTCACTACCTCCTTCAATAGCTCAAACTTCTTACTCCTCACACATATATCAGCCACAGATTTTTTGTGCTCCACCTCATTATGTAACCTTCTCACCATTTGACTCATCGTATCAAAATCATTGATCAATATAAAAACCCCTTTTGCAGCTACATCAAGCTGCTCACCAACCCCACCTCCGGAGGTTACCCTGCCAGTGCCCCACCCAACCCGATTTCGAGCCGCCGAATCCAACTTTCTCTTCTTACCCAAGTAAATTGAAGAACAGCCCATTACAGCCGGAACAGCCACAAGACCAAACATGCCATGCAATATTGCAAAGACTAACAAGGCAACCAAGAGCAAACTATGCGATATCACAAGGCCAACTCCTCCAACTTTCTTGCAAATTTTTATGAGATTTTCTCTCCTTTTGATCTTCTTCTGTTTGGAGGTTAGTTTATGGAGCAAAACCATGTAGCTTTCCCGAATATCACGATATTGAAGAGGGCTTATAATTGTCAAAGGGTTTATTCTAAGCAATGCAATCGAAGTGAGCTCTCTGAATATGGTTCGGAAATAATATTGGTCACTATGATGATGATCTTCAtgattac from the Humulus lupulus chromosome X, drHumLupu1.1, whole genome shotgun sequence genome contains:
- the LOC133804424 gene encoding UPF0496 protein At1g20180-like, whose protein sequence is MYSMMRKALWNKFKSPFTDTGRSSRMEGNNSLSSKLSVNEEYANAFRTRSYEDMWGRVHGQSGLTTNTTTRLSSSSSPFYLEISEYLLEPRPEILKNMMESLKFHHLLIEYFDASIRACHICELLLRSIHQTRSDYRKIEKVIKMSKRVLILHDCSSSSNHEDHHHSDQYYFRTIFRELTSIALLRINPLTIISPLQYRDIRESYMVLLHKLTSKQKKIKRRENLIKICKKVGGVGLVISHSLLLVALLVFAILHGMFGLVAVPAVMGCSSIYLGKKRKLDSAARNRVGWGTGRVTSGGGVGEQLDVAAKGVFILINDFDTMSQMVRRLHNEVEHKKSVADICVRSKKFELLKEVVKEFHAQDSSFLEQLEELEEHIHLCILTINRSRMLVIQEIIAS